A genome region from Trichosurus vulpecula isolate mTriVul1 chromosome 5, mTriVul1.pri, whole genome shotgun sequence includes the following:
- the BIN2 gene encoding bridging integrator 2 produces the protein MAERSGSSAGLLAKQMQKKFSRAQEKVLQKLGKIPETKDERFEQAAQNFHQQQAEGQKLYKDLKHFLNAVKVMHESSMRLSQTLQEIYSYEWEGYRDLKVIAANNNLLWEDYEEKLADQVVRTMETYVYQFNEVKERISKRGRKLVDYDSARHHLEAVQNAKKKDEAKTLKAEEEFVKAQTVFEDLNRELQEELPLLYSSRIGCYVTIFQNISNLRDVFYKEMSKLNHDLYEVMSKLEKQYSSKVFVVKGVSKHRSSLVISSPIPRSSVSITSGEGSPLTSPSSPSPTSSSPRSPSPASPSPRSPSPASPSSRSPLPTVNSLFSLKRERGSVLEDENAPATELAQKEDSPELQDDPFEEEKREDLEDPSVEEKFVLPCNGPAGSRPSSVVEAELPDEDSPSYTAPVSTGISHSPKEIPLPTPGVFRPPEELGPVRERTPSFKALIVPSKPPPPKALPSPGPLPDIKPAEKPRPPTPEVSQGDSSSARSFEERVAPAPSITQDSSELGTKEKINSEESKEPDQSKKQDSDISLQVKECPNEEEN, from the exons GTGCTGCAGAAACTAGGAAAAATACCAGAAACCAAAGATGAGCGCTTTGAACAGGCTGCCCAAAACTTCCACCAGCAGCAG GCTGAAGGCCAAAAACTATACAAGGACTTGAAACATTTCCTTAATGCTGTCAAAG TGATGCACGAGAGCTCGATGAGACTGTCCCAAACTCTGCAGGAGATCTACAGCTATGAGTGGGAGGGCTACAGGGACCTGAAAGTCATTGCAGCG AATAATAATCTCCTCTGGGAAGATTACGAAGAGAAACTGGCTGACCAGGTCGTGAGAACCATGGAGACCTACGTATACCAGTTCAATGAAGTTAAG GAGAGAATTTCCAAGCGAGGTCGGAAACTAGTAGATTATGACAGTGCCCGGCACCACCTCGAAGCAGTACAGAATGCCAAGAAGAAGGACGAGGCTAAAACTCTCAAG GCAGAGGAGGAGTTTGTCAAAGCACAGACAGTGTTTGAGGACCTGAACCGGGAGCTGCAGGAAGAGCTGCCTCTCCTCTACAGCAG CCGCATTGGCTGCTATGTGACCATCTTCCAGAACATCTCCAACCTCCGGGATGTTTTCTATAAGGAAATGAGCAAG CTGAACCATGATCTATATGAAGTGATGAGCAAACTGGAGAAGCAATATTCCAGCAAAGTCTTTGTGGTCAAGGGAGTGTCCAA gcACCGAAGCTCCTTGGTCATCTCATCTCCAATCCCTAGATCCAGTGTTTCCATAACCTCTGGGGAGGGCagccctctcacctcccccagcAGTCCTTCTCCTACAAGTTCCTCTCCCAGAAGTCCCTCTCCTGCAAGCCCCTCTCCCAGAAGTCCCTCTCCTGCAAGCCCCTCTTCCAGAAGCCCTCTTCCTACTGTcaattccctcttttccttgaagagggaaagagggtcAGTCTTGGAAGATGAAAATGCTCCAGCTACGGAACTAGCCCAGAAAGAAGACTCCCCTGAACTCCAGGATGACCCctttgaagaagagaagagagaggacctAGAGGACCCCAGTGTTGAAGAAAAGTTTGTCTTACCCTGCAATGGCCCAGCTGGGTCACGACCCTCTTCTGTAGTTGAGGCTGAGCTGCCAGATGAAGATTCCCCGTCTTACACAGCTCCAGTATCCACTGGAATCTCCCATTCTCCCAAGGAGATTCCATTACCAACCCCAGGAGTCTTCCGACCTCCTGAAGAATTGGGCCCAGTAAGGGAGAGAACGCCTAGTTTCAAAGCTTTAATTGTCCCCAGTAAGCCACCTCCTCCTAAAGCCCTTCCCAGTCCAGGGCCCTTACCTGATATCAAGCCAGCTGAGAAACCAAGACCACCAACACCTGAAGTCAGCCAGGGGGATAGCAGCAGTGCCAGGAGCTTTGAGGAGCGTGTTGCCCCTGCTCCATCGATCACGCAG GACTCCTCTGAACTTGGCACAAAAGAGAAGATAAACAGTGAAGAGAGCAAGGAACCAGACCAGAGCAAGAAGCAGGATTCAGACATTTCCCTTCAG GTGAAGGAATGTccaaatgaggaagaaaattga